The DNA region GCCCGGGCCCGGCACCGGCACCGGCACCGCAGCAGTAACCCGGGAACCGACGTAACAGAAAAGGACAGGCTCCCGGCGGCGACCCCAAGCCCCCCACCGCAGCCGCCGTGAGACTGAAGGCCGCCGAATTCCCATTCGGCGGCCTTTGTCGTTCGGGAGAGGGAAGGGGATAAAGACAAGCCGCCGCTTGCATTGCGGGCTTCCGCACCCCAAAGCTTAACACCATGACGTCCTCTCACGCTTCGGCGGGCGGCGGTCTCGGGCGCGGGGGCCGTGTGGTCGCCGTGCTGGGGCCGACCAACACCGGCAAGACCTATCTGGCGATCGAGCGCATGCTCGGTCACCGGTCCGGCATGATCGGCTTTCCCCTGCGCCTGCTGGCGCGGGAGAATTACGACCGCATCGTCTCGATCAAGGGAAAGAACGCGGTCGCATTGGTGACGGGGGAGGAGAAGATCCTGCCGCCCAACCCGTCCTATTGGGTCTGCACCGTCGAATCGATGCCGCTGGACCGTGCCGTCGATTTCCTGGCGGTCGATGAAATCCAGCTCTGCGCCGATCCCGAGCGCGGCCATATCTTCACCGACCGGCTGCTGAACGCCCGCGGCATGGTCGAGACGATGGTCCTGGGCTCCGATTCGATGCAGCCGATGATCCGCCGGCTGGTGCCGAAGGCGGAGTTCATCAGCCGGCCGCGCTTCTCCCAGCTGACCTATGCCGGCTACAAGAAGCTGACGCGGCTGCCGCCGCGCTCGGCCGTCGTCGCCTTTTCCGCCACCGACGTCTATTCCATCGCCGAGATGATCCGGCGCCAGCGCGGCGGCACCGCCGTGGTGCTGGGGGCGCTCAGCCCGCGCACGCGCAACGCGCAGGTCGGGCTCTATCAGGCGGGGGAGGTGGATTATCTGGTGGCGACCGACGCCATCGGCATGGGGCTGAACATGGACGTCGACCATGTCGCCTTCGCCCGCATCGTCAAGTTCGACGGCTTCGCCCCGCGCCGGCTTCGCCCCGCCGAGGTGGCGCAGATCGCCGGCCGCGCCGGCCGCCACATGCGCGACGGCACCTTCGGCACCACCGACGAGGTGGGGGAACTGGACGCCGATCTGGTCAGCCGCGTCGAGAACCACGAGTTCGAGACGGTCAAGGCGCTGTCCTGGCGCAACAGCGCGCTCCGCTTCGACACGCCGGGCTTCCTGCTGAAATCGCTGGAGGAACGGGCGCCGATCCCGGAACTGAGCCGCGTGCGCGAGGCCGATGACCACCTGGCCCTGCAGGCGCTGGTGCGCGATCCGGAGATCATGGACCTCGCGCGCGGCCGCGATGCGGTCAAGCTGCTGTGGGAGGTCTGCCAGGTTCCCGATTTCCGCAAAGTGCTGTCCGACGCCCACACCAAGCTGCTGGCCCAGGTCTTCCGCAGCCTGCGGGGGCCCCTGCGCCGGCTCGACGACGATTGGGTGGCGAAGCAGATCTCGCGGCTCGACCGGACCGAGGGCGACATCGACGCGCTGGTCGCCCGCATCGCCCATATCCGCACCTGGACCTACATCTCCAACCGGCCGACCTGGCTGAAGGACCCGCTGCACTGGCAGGAGCGCACCCGCGCCATCGAGGACCGGCTGTCCGACGCCCTGCACGAGCGGCTGACCCAGCGCTTCATCGACCGCCGCTCCGCCACGCTGGCCCGCACGCTGAAGGACGGGCGCTCGCTGCTGGGCGGCGTGCGCGCCGACGGCGAGGTGGTGGTGGAGGGGCATGTGGTGGGGCGGCTGGAGGGCTTCCGCTTCGTCCCCGACGCGCCCGACCGCTCCGACGAGGCGAAGTCGCTGCTGACCGCCGCCCGCCGGGCGCTGCGCGACGAGTTGGCCAAGCGCCTGCGCGCCTTCGAGGCCGAGCCCGACGATGTCTTCGCCCTTGGGCCGGACGGGGTGCTCAGCGCCGACGATCTGCCGGTGGCGCGGCTGGCCGCCGGGCCGTCGGTGCTGACGCCGCTGGTGGTGCCGTTCGACGAGGGCATGCTGGACCAGGCCCAGCGCGAGCGGGTGCGGGCGCGGCTGGACCGCTGGCTGAAGGACCACATCGCCGCCCGGCTGAAACCGCTGTTCGCCCTGTCCGCCGCGGAGGGGCTGTCCGGCCCCGGCCGCGGGGTGGCTTTCCAGCTGGTGGAAGGGCTGGGCGTTCTGCCGCGCGCACCCGTCGCCGCCATGGTCGAACAGCTGGAGCGCGAGGACCGCAGGACGCTGGGCAGGCTGGGTGTCCGGCTGGGCGTGTCGCACCTCTATCTGACGGCGCTGGCCAAGCCGGCGGCGGTTAGTCTGCGCGGGCTGCTGTGGGCGGTGTCGAAGGGGCATCCGCTGCCGGTGCCGATCCCGCCGCCCGGCCGCGTGTCTGTGGAGGCGCCCTCGGTCAAGGACGGCGGCGCGCCGCCCGCCTTCTGGGAAGCCATCGGCTATCCGCTGGCCGGCGGCCGGGCGTTGCGCGTCGACATGCTCGACCGGCTGGAGACGGAACTGCTGACGGCGTCCAAGGCGAATGCGCCGATCCGCGAGGTGGCGCTCGGCCAGCGCGTCGGCCTGTCGGCGGAGGAGCTGGGCGCGGTGCTGAGCGGGCTCGGCTATGTGCGCGCCGAAGGCGAGGACGGGGCGGTGACCTGGAAGCGGAAGCGTCCGCAGGGGCAACGCCAGGGAAACCGGCAGCGGCGGGAGCGGCCGACGAACGAGGACCACCCGTTCGCCAAGCTGCGGCAGCTGTCGGGGATGTGAGGGGCTCTCCCCTCCACCGCCAAGGGCGGGAGAGGGTTGGGGAGGGGGCATGACAACCCCACGGATAATGAACGAAATCAACCGACGGAAACGCCCATGAGCAACACTGCCGGCAACACCGACACCGACGACTCCACTCCCGGCCGGCTGCGGCTCGACAAGTGGCTTTGGTACGCGCGCTTCTTCAAGACGCGCAGCCTTGCCGCCAAGCTGTGCAACGACGGGGGCGTGCGGCTGTCGGGGGCGGTGGTGACCAAGGCGCATGCGTCGGTGAAGCCGGGCGACGTGCTGACCTTCGCCCAGGGGCGGCACATCCGCGTCATCAAGGTGGTGGCGCTGGGCAGCCGCCGCGGACCGGCGCCGGAGGCCCAGGCGCTGTACGAGGATCTCGCCCGGCCGGTGCCGGAGGAGCGGCTGCAGGATCCCTACCGTGCGCCGGTGCAACAGCCCGGCGCCGGGCGCCCGACCAAGCGCGACCGGCGGGCGATCGACGCCCTGAAGGGCGATCCCCTGATGGATGCTGCGCTGCAGAATGAAACTGATTGAGCAGCGGTACCGATTGTTGCTGGAAAAAAGTGAGACCGCCTCTTAAACCGGGTGGCCGGCACCCCCATGTGGGAAGGCTGGAAAACCGACCAGATGCGACAAGCGAGCACGAATATGAGCGAGAAGACCCGACCTTCGAGCCTTTCCGCCACCTCCACCAAGATGCGCGGGGCCCGCGCCGCCACCGCCGTGGCGGTTGCGCTGGTGATGGCGTTGGCTGCCGGCACCGCCGACGCCCGCGCCGGCAAGAGCAGTTCCTCGGGCAGCCGCGGCAGCCGCACGACCGAGGCGCCGGCCGCCACCTCCACCGCGCCCAACGCGGTCTCGCCGATGGAGCGCTCCGCCGCCCCGGCGGCGGCTCCGGGCGCGCAGCGCCCCGGCTCGCAGGCCACCGCTCCGGCGGCGGCGCCTTCGCGCGGCTTCTTCGGCGGCGGCTTCATGTCGGGCCTGATGGGCGGCCTGATCGGCGCCGGCATCGGCGCGATGCTGTTCGGCGGCGGCTTCTTCGAGGGTCTCGGCAGCTTCGCCGGCATCCTGGGCTTCATCCTGCAGATCCTGCTGGTCGTCTTCCTGGTCCGTCTGGCCATGCGCTTCTTCCGCAACCGCTCGCAGACGGCGAAGACCGCGGCGCCCGGCGGCCCGCTCGGCTCGATGGGCAACCAGATGGGCGGCGGCCCGGCCTATGCTGGCGGCCCGCAGGGTGGCCAGATGAACCGCGACGCGGCCGACGTCCGATACAACCCGGTCGGAGGCGCCCCGATGGGCGGCGGCAATGCCGGTCCGGCCCAGCGCCGTCAGGCTTCCGACGAGGTCGGCATCCAGCCGGCCGACTTCGAGGCGTTCGAGCGCCTGCTCGTCACCGTCCAGACCGCCTACGGGCGTGAGGATGTGGACACTCTGCGCGCCGCCACGACGCCGGAGATGCTGGCCTACTTCACCGAAGACCTGACCGAGAACCGCAACCGCGGCGTGGTCAACCAGATCAGCGACGTCCGCCTGCTGCAGGGCGATCTGGCCGAGGGCTGGCGCGAAGGGGCGCAGGAGTACGCCACCGTCGCCATGCGCTTCTCGCTGATCGACACCACGGTGGAGCGCGCCAGCGGCCGCGTGGTGGAGGGCAACGCCTCGCAGCCGACCGAAGCGACGGAGCTGTGGACCTTCGTCCGCCCGCGCGGCGGCCAGTGGCAGCTGTCGGCGATCCAGCAGGCCAACTGACGGCCCGACTGACGGCACAGTCTTCCCAATGCGAAACGCCCCGGCCGATTGGCCGGGGCGTTTTCGTTTGTGCGCTTTATTTTCTTGGGAGTTCCTTACCCCGTCGGCAGAACCACCGCGTCGGTAGCCCGGAAACCCAGCCGCACGGTCTCGCCGGGGACGAAGACGGGTTCCTGGCCCAGATGCGGCATCTGAACGGTCAGCCCGCCGTCGAGGAAGGCGTTGACGAAGGCGCCCTCGAAGTCGCTGTGGCTGACGCGGGCGCTCAGGCCGTTTTCACCCGGGCCACTGCCACTCGGGCCATTGCCGCTCAGGCCGTTGCCGTTCCCGCCGGGAGTCAGCCGTTCCGGCCGGACGAACAGGGTGGCGCGCTCGCCCACCGCCAGCCCCCGCGGGTTGCGCCCGCGCAAAGGGCCGAAGGCGGTGTCGAGTACCGCCCAGCCTTCCGCCGCTTCGACCACCGGGCCGGCGAAGCGGTTCGACTCGCCGACGAAGGACGCGACGAAGGCGGTTTCCGGGTGGTCGTAGATGGTCTTGCCGTCGCCCACCTGTTCCAGCACGCCGCGCGACATCACGCCGATCCGGTCGGACATGGTCAGCGCCTCGCCCTGGTCGTGGGTGATGTAGATGAAGGTGACGCCGGTGCGTTTCTGAAGCTCGCGCAGCTCCGCCCGCATATGCTGGCGCAGCTTGAGGTCCAGCGCCGACAGCGGTTCGTCCAGCAGCAGCACCGCCGGTTCCACCGCCAGCGCGCGGGCGATGGCGATGCGCTGGCGCTGGCCGCCGGACAGGTCGGTCACCCGCTTGTCCGCGGTGTCGGGCAGGGCCACCAGTTCCAGCAGCTCCCGCACCCGGCGGCGGCGGTCGGCCGCCGGCACGCCGCGCACCTCCAGCCCGAAGCCGATGTTGTCCGCCACCGTCATCAGCGGGAACAGGGCCAGGTTCTGGAAGATCAGCGCGGTCGGCCGCTTGTTCGGCCCGATCCCCTTCATGTCCCTGCCGCCGATGCGGATGACGCCCGCCGTCGGTTCCATGAAGCCGGAGATCATGCGCAGGATGGTCGTCTTGCCGCAGCCCGAGGGGCCGAGGAAGCTGAAGAACTCCCCGGCGCCGATGGTCAGCGACACGTCGCGGACGGCGACGGTGTCGCCGAACCGCATGGTGACATGGTCGAGTTGGACGTCTTGGCTCATGGCCCCTGCTGTATGCCGATCACGCCGCCAGGAAGCGATCCTGGTACTCGTTGCGGATGGAGACGTACCACGCCTCCTGGATCGGCCACCACCACAGCTTCTGCAGCGCGTCGCCCGGATAGGCGTCGGCGAAGAACTGCTTGTTCAGGTCGGTCAGATGCGCCTCGGCGCCGACCGAGGTGCTGGCGATGCCGGAATGGTTGGTGTAGAGCGCGCCCGCCTCCGGCGTGTAGAACCAGTTGATCCAGGCATAGGCGTTCTCCAGGTTCTCCGCCTTCTTCGGGATGGCGAAGCCCTCCATCCAGGCGAGAGCGCCCTCCTTCGGCGCGACGAAGCGGATCGGCAGCCCTTCCTTGCGCAGCGCCACGGCGCTGCTGTCCCAGGTCTGGCCGATGACGCAGCCGTTGGTGCGGAAGGCGCCCTGGGCCTCGTTCTCGTTGGTCCAGAACTGGGCGACCGACTTCTTGTTGGCGGCGGCCACCTTGAGGATGGCGTCGAAGTTGGCGCGCGCCTTGGCCTCGTCCTTGAACTGGTCGCGGACGGGGTGAGGCAGCTTGCCCTGGCTTTCCAGCCACAGCGCGATGCCGATCAGCGAGGAATGGCCGCGCACCGTCACCTTGCCGGCATTGGCCGGCGTCCACAGATCGCCGTAGCTGGCGGTGCCGTAGGCCAGCGGCGCCTTGTTCATGTCGAAGGCCAGCGCCTCCGTCCCCCAGTCGGCCGGGGCGAAATAGCGATTGGCCCCGACGACGCCGCCCATTCCGGCGGATCCCTCGACCGAAGACTTCAGGCAGCCGTCCCACTTCACCTTCGATTCGTCGAGCGGCTGCACCAGCTCGTACTCGACATAGTTCGGCACGCGGTCGACGGTGGGGTGGATGATGTCGAAGCCGGCGCCGCCGGTGGCCTTCAGCTGGTTCAGCAGCTCGTCGTTGGTGCCGTATTCGGTCAGGGTCGCCTTGACGCCGGTCTTCTTCTCGAAATCGGCCAGCATGTCCGGGCTGATGTAGCCGGCCCAGGAGAAGATCTTCACCGACCCCGACGCGGCGCGGCCCTCGCGCAGCACGAAGGGACCGACCGAGGCGACGCCGGCCGCCGCCGCCGCGCTCTGCAGCAGCAGGCGGCGGGTGAAGCTCTTGGCGGCGCGCTGCGTCTCGGCGCTGGACCGCTGGGTCTCGGTCTTGGCGTGATCGACCTGGGCGTTCTCGGTCTTGGACATGGCGTCCGGTCTCCCTGGCTCTTGTTTGGCGTTTGAACGGCTGGCGTTCAGACGGGCTGGCGTTTCGGCCGATGGCGCGGCCCCGCTCAAGGCGCGAAGTGTGCCTGAGACGAAACTGCCCCGTCCATGCCGGAAGTCGGGCCTCCGACAAACTTCATAGAGCCGTCATAACGCCCCCTTCTCCTTCGCGATTCTCCATCTCGAAATTGCGGATAGCGTCATCCTTTCGCCACGGTCGCGGGACAAATAATCGCCGGGCCGCCGCCGGTCTTCCGGCGAAGCGGGTGTGGGCGTATGAGGACCATTGCGGGGAGTGTCTCCCGGCAAGACACCGACTGAAACCCTCCCCATCCGACAGGGCTTTGCGAGCGCGCCGTGACAGCCGACCGACCGGACCACATGACGGAGCAGCACCGGACGGGTCAGCTTTATGCCGGCCCCCGCCCTGTCCGCACCCGCGAAGACCCGTCGCCGCTGGACAAGCTGTCGGGCCGGCTGTCCGCCGGTGCCATCGCCCGCAGCCTTGCCCGCGACATCGCGTCCGCGGCGCTGGCGTCGCTCGGCCGCGGCAAGCGCCGCCGCAAGACGCCGCCGTCGGCCGCTCCTCCGCCGACGCCCTACAAGCAGGTCCGTCGGCCGCGCCGCCGCTCCGGCCTGCCGTCCTTCACATTGCCGTCCTTCACCCTGCCAAGGATCTCCTTGCCCAAGCTCCGCTCGTCCAAGCCGTCCGTCCGCCGGTCCGGCGGCTCCCAGCCGCCGCAGCCGCCGGTCCCGCCCGCCGGGCGCCCCGGCCGGGCGCCGCAGCCGCCCCGCAAGGGGGGAGGATGGGGCAGGCGGCTGGTGCAGGGGGGGCTGGTCGCCGCCATCTGGTGCGGCATCGGGCTGGGCGCGGTGCTGGCCTGGTTCGCGCTCGACCTGCCGGACAT from Azospirillum ramasamyi includes:
- a CDS encoding extracellular solute-binding protein; translated protein: MSKTENAQVDHAKTETQRSSAETQRAAKSFTRRLLLQSAAAAAGVASVGPFVLREGRAASGSVKIFSWAGYISPDMLADFEKKTGVKATLTEYGTNDELLNQLKATGGAGFDIIHPTVDRVPNYVEYELVQPLDESKVKWDGCLKSSVEGSAGMGGVVGANRYFAPADWGTEALAFDMNKAPLAYGTASYGDLWTPANAGKVTVRGHSSLIGIALWLESQGKLPHPVRDQFKDEAKARANFDAILKVAAANKKSVAQFWTNENEAQGAFRTNGCVIGQTWDSSAVALRKEGLPIRFVAPKEGALAWMEGFAIPKKAENLENAYAWINWFYTPEAGALYTNHSGIASTSVGAEAHLTDLNKQFFADAYPGDALQKLWWWPIQEAWYVSIRNEYQDRFLAA
- a CDS encoding ABC transporter ATP-binding protein; this translates as MSQDVQLDHVTMRFGDTVAVRDVSLTIGAGEFFSFLGPSGCGKTTILRMISGFMEPTAGVIRIGGRDMKGIGPNKRPTALIFQNLALFPLMTVADNIGFGLEVRGVPAADRRRRVRELLELVALPDTADKRVTDLSGGQRQRIAIARALAVEPAVLLLDEPLSALDLKLRQHMRAELRELQKRTGVTFIYITHDQGEALTMSDRIGVMSRGVLEQVGDGKTIYDHPETAFVASFVGESNRFAGPVVEAAEGWAVLDTAFGPLRGRNPRGLAVGERATLFVRPERLTPGGNGNGLSGNGPSGSGPGENGLSARVSHSDFEGAFVNAFLDGGLTVQMPHLGQEPVFVPGETVRLGFRATDAVVLPTG
- a CDS encoding Tim44 domain-containing protein, with the protein product MSEKTRPSSLSATSTKMRGARAATAVAVALVMALAAGTADARAGKSSSSGSRGSRTTEAPAATSTAPNAVSPMERSAAPAAAPGAQRPGSQATAPAAAPSRGFFGGGFMSGLMGGLIGAGIGAMLFGGGFFEGLGSFAGILGFILQILLVVFLVRLAMRFFRNRSQTAKTAAPGGPLGSMGNQMGGGPAYAGGPQGGQMNRDAADVRYNPVGGAPMGGGNAGPAQRRQASDEVGIQPADFEAFERLLVTVQTAYGREDVDTLRAATTPEMLAYFTEDLTENRNRGVVNQISDVRLLQGDLAEGWREGAQEYATVAMRFSLIDTTVERASGRVVEGNASQPTEATELWTFVRPRGGQWQLSAIQQAN
- a CDS encoding helicase-related protein, with the translated sequence MTSSHASAGGGLGRGGRVVAVLGPTNTGKTYLAIERMLGHRSGMIGFPLRLLARENYDRIVSIKGKNAVALVTGEEKILPPNPSYWVCTVESMPLDRAVDFLAVDEIQLCADPERGHIFTDRLLNARGMVETMVLGSDSMQPMIRRLVPKAEFISRPRFSQLTYAGYKKLTRLPPRSAVVAFSATDVYSIAEMIRRQRGGTAVVLGALSPRTRNAQVGLYQAGEVDYLVATDAIGMGLNMDVDHVAFARIVKFDGFAPRRLRPAEVAQIAGRAGRHMRDGTFGTTDEVGELDADLVSRVENHEFETVKALSWRNSALRFDTPGFLLKSLEERAPIPELSRVREADDHLALQALVRDPEIMDLARGRDAVKLLWEVCQVPDFRKVLSDAHTKLLAQVFRSLRGPLRRLDDDWVAKQISRLDRTEGDIDALVARIAHIRTWTYISNRPTWLKDPLHWQERTRAIEDRLSDALHERLTQRFIDRRSATLARTLKDGRSLLGGVRADGEVVVEGHVVGRLEGFRFVPDAPDRSDEAKSLLTAARRALRDELAKRLRAFEAEPDDVFALGPDGVLSADDLPVARLAAGPSVLTPLVVPFDEGMLDQAQRERVRARLDRWLKDHIAARLKPLFALSAAEGLSGPGRGVAFQLVEGLGVLPRAPVAAMVEQLEREDRRTLGRLGVRLGVSHLYLTALAKPAAVSLRGLLWAVSKGHPLPVPIPPPGRVSVEAPSVKDGGAPPAFWEAIGYPLAGGRALRVDMLDRLETELLTASKANAPIREVALGQRVGLSAEELGAVLSGLGYVRAEGEDGAVTWKRKRPQGQRQGNRQRRERPTNEDHPFAKLRQLSGM
- a CDS encoding RNA-binding S4 domain-containing protein — translated: MSNTAGNTDTDDSTPGRLRLDKWLWYARFFKTRSLAAKLCNDGGVRLSGAVVTKAHASVKPGDVLTFAQGRHIRVIKVVALGSRRGPAPEAQALYEDLARPVPEERLQDPYRAPVQQPGAGRPTKRDRRAIDALKGDPLMDAALQNETD